The region CGAAGTCTGCCGCATTCTCGGCCACATGTTTCAGCACTGCGAAGTCCTGCTCAAGCTGAACCGGGTGTTTCTGTTCCGGCGCCGGAGCGTAATCGACAAAGACATAGGCCGCGCCTGTCTGATTTGCCAAATCGCGGATCATCCGTTCATGGGTCGTAAAGTTGCCCAGAATCCAGCCGCCACCGTGGAAGTAAAGCACGGCGGGCAAAGCTTCGTCACCGGCATTCGCGGGCTTTACCACTACCACATCGGTCTGGCCGGTGGGGCCGATTTCCAGTGTCATCTTTTCGACCGAAGCCTCGGGCATCTCGACATCCGCCTTGGTCTGCGTGTCGATCAAAACCTGCCGAGCCTCTTCGGGAGACAGTTCGTTGATGGGGGTCGAACCTTTAAGACTGTCGATGAACTCCTGCGTCTGTGCTTGCAGAACGACCTTGTCTTTATCGGCATGCGCTTCAGCAAAAGCTGTTGCGGGAACCAGTGCGCCAATCGCAGCGCCGGTCAGTAGGTGGCGTAGGGAAATTGTCATTGAGTGTCATCCTTCCTGAATGTGTCCTGCAGGCACAACAGATGGGCGACGGGGTGGTTCGATGACATTTCCTTGAGGTGCCTGTTGTCAGGCCTTTTGCCACTGCCCGAAACGCAAAAAGCCCCGCCGTGGGGCGGGGCTTTCGCGAATTCAGTGCAAAGTCAGCTTAGGCTGCCAGTGCGTCCTGTGCCTGCTTGACGATCGCGCCAAAGGCTTCGGGCTCATGCACGGCCAGATCGGCCAGAACCTTACGGTCCACTTCGATACCGGCCAGCGACAGACCGTTGATGAAGCGGCTGTATGTCAGTGCTTCGTCGTGGCTGCGCACGGCGGCGTTGATCCGCTGAATCCACAGGGCGCGGAAGTTGCGCTTGCGGTTCTTGCGGTCACGCGTTGCATATTGGTTGGCCTTGTCGACCGCCTGTGTGGCGACCTTGAAGACGTTTTTGCGCCGACCATAGTAGCCTTTTGCGGCTTTAATGATCTTCTTGTGACGCGCGTGGGTGACTGTACCACCTTTTACTCGGGACATCTCGGCTCTCCTATATCAGCGGGCGTAGGGCATGAAGCCCTTGATGATCTTTGCATCGGGCTCGGACAAAGTTGTCGTGCCGCGTGCGTTACGGATGAACTTGTT is a window of Sulfitobacter sp. W027 DNA encoding:
- the rplT gene encoding 50S ribosomal protein L20, which gives rise to MSRVKGGTVTHARHKKIIKAAKGYYGRRKNVFKVATQAVDKANQYATRDRKNRKRNFRALWIQRINAAVRSHDEALTYSRFINGLSLAGIEVDRKVLADLAVHEPEAFGAIVKQAQDALAA
- a CDS encoding alpha/beta hydrolase, with translation MTISLRHLLTGAAIGALVPATAFAEAHADKDKVVLQAQTQEFIDSLKGSTPINELSPEEARQVLIDTQTKADVEMPEASVEKMTLEIGPTGQTDVVVVKPANAGDEALPAVLYFHGGGWILGNFTTHERMIRDLANQTGAAYVFVDYAPAPEQKHPVQLEQDFAVLKHVAENAADFGIDANQLALAGDSVGGQMVAVVAQMAKEQGGPELDALAMIYPVTTADLSSGSYQEFADGPWLTKASMEWFWNAYLPEDADPADPMISPLNYDSAALADLPPSLVITGANDVLRDEGEAFAAKLIEAGVETEGTRYDFSIHDFAMLNPISGTPAPEAAIEQVSGFLKDHFTK